One region of Emys orbicularis isolate rEmyOrb1 chromosome 4, rEmyOrb1.hap1, whole genome shotgun sequence genomic DNA includes:
- the ABHD12B gene encoding protein ABHD12B: MKRRSERGVAPPPGPQGEGPAARAGDPPAGSPQPRRRRSSWLFRTLILHLFVIYVSVPFLIRLFPALLAKFVFLNIVAFPFVDFGKPELLLNHTVNFYLTTEPEVTIGVWHVLPGSRGIEAQGKDHSWYEETLADDNPVIIYLHGNGGNRASGHRVSLLKVMSGAGFHILALDYRGYGDSSGYPSETGFTTDVMCLYDWVKARSGNSTVLFWGHSLGSGVATNVARKLLEEKGIQVDLIVLESSYTNIREAAAHIPITRIYRQFPGFEYFILDSMALGDMFFRSDENVKVLSSPLLILHSEDDPILPIHLGRKLFEIALHSYENKDKVKFVAFPEKLGLAHENICSDPELPDIVKDFLKNIK, translated from the exons GAGGAGGTCATCCTGGTTATTCAGAACCCTAATCCTGCATCTCTTCGTTATTTATGTTTCCGTACCATTCCTTATACGTCTCTTTCCTGCGCTGTTGGCCAAGTTTGTCTTTCTCAATATTG TGGCATTTCCCTTTGTGGACTTTGGGAAACCTGAATTGCTGCTGAACCATACTGTAAACTTCTATCTCACAACCGAACCGGAGGTCACCATCGGCGTCTG GCATGTTTTGCCTGGCAGCAGGGGGATAGAAGCTCAAGGGAAGGATCACAGCTGGTATGAAGAAACTCTTGCAGACGATAATCCCGTTATAATTTATCTCCATGGCAATGGAGGTAACAG GGCTTCAGGGCACCGAGTTTCCTTGCTGAAG GTGATGAGTGGTGCAGGCTTCCATATACTGGCTCTTGACTACAGAG GGTATGGGGACTCGAGTGGCTATCCAAGTGAGACGGGATTTACTACGGACGTCATGTGCCTCTATGACTGGGTAAAAGCCCGGAGTGGAAATAGCACAGTACTCTTCTGGGGACATTCCTTGGGCAGTGG AGTAGCAACAAATGTTGCAAGAAAACTGCTTGAAGAAAAAG GCATCCAGGTGGACTTGATCGTTCTGGAATCATCCTACACCAACATTCGGGAGGCAGCAGCTCATATCCCCATTACCAGA ATCTACCGTCAGTTCCCAGGATTTGAGTACTTCATCCTTGACTCAATGGCGTTGGGTGACATGTTTTTCCGTAGTGATGAGAA TGTTAAAGTGctgtccagtccccttttaaTTTTGCATTCAGAAGATGACCCTATCTTGCCCATCCACCTGGGTAGAAAG ctctttgAGATTGCTCTCCACTCCTATGAGAACAAAGACAAGGTCAAGTTTGTTGCCTTTCCAGAGAAGCTGGGTTTAGCccatgaaaacatctgttcagatCCAGAACTGCCCGACATTGTGAA AGACTTCCTGAAGAACATCAAGTGA